One Pararhizobium sp. IMCC3301 DNA segment encodes these proteins:
- a CDS encoding lytic transglycosylase domain-containing protein: MHSSASSAAPQADTIASLITSSKIPLPKPRPADAPKSLLSYLPDIASELPKVAARKGKLKDALEAVDKNDILDALAVRAGMSDPVDKAILTWRLIRSGDPLIPYDMIVEFQTQYSDFPLQSTMTRRAEEALARQKLGSNLVLSVYGNVNPISIQGIIQKSESLMAANRTSEAASLVRELWRTSRLSSSFEKEITTKFKSILRESDHKWRTDMLLYRELTSEALRVAGLVSKDYVVLAKARQAVIRRTKAAESLKQVPANLRKDPGYIFAKVQHLRRTNNPRDSAALLQTAPSDPELLVDPDEWWVERRLASREMMELGRFQQAYDIAAVHRGGSPATVAEAQFHAGWYALRFLKKPKLAKPHFENIAKIATKPRSIAKAYYWMGRADEAMGDTAQARQNFQRAARYPTVFYGQLANEKIGSASLSLADNPKITQEVLQRYQSRIPIKAISRLMNIGREDLAGTFARSLAQTLTDPAEIVLLAQFAERTKQHRLALQIGRLAEDEGHELHMLAFPVAAIPTKTQVPRTVGKALVYSIARQESGFNPTAVSGAGARGLLQLMPATAKEVSRNLKLKYSQARLTSDPAYNATLGAAYLEQLLAEYNGSLIMTFAGYNAGGTRVRRWMKAYGDPRKMQVDDIVDWIETIPFTETRAYVQKIMENTQVYQARLREGRLSLAKDLRRGG; the protein is encoded by the coding sequence GTGCACAGTTCTGCGTCCAGCGCCGCGCCTCAGGCGGATACAATTGCCAGCCTGATTACAAGTTCCAAAATACCGCTGCCCAAGCCGCGACCGGCGGATGCACCCAAATCACTGTTGTCCTATCTTCCGGACATCGCATCCGAGTTGCCGAAAGTGGCCGCCCGCAAGGGCAAGTTGAAAGATGCGCTGGAGGCCGTCGACAAGAATGACATTCTCGATGCCCTGGCCGTACGCGCCGGCATGAGTGATCCGGTGGACAAGGCTATTCTGACCTGGCGTCTGATACGGTCCGGAGATCCCCTGATACCGTATGACATGATTGTGGAATTCCAGACCCAGTACAGTGATTTTCCTTTGCAATCTACCATGACCAGACGGGCTGAAGAGGCTCTGGCGCGGCAGAAGCTGGGAAGCAATCTGGTTCTGTCGGTGTATGGAAATGTCAATCCGATTTCAATTCAGGGCATTATCCAGAAATCTGAATCCCTGATGGCTGCGAACCGGACCAGTGAAGCCGCCAGTCTGGTGCGGGAGCTTTGGAGGACAAGCCGGCTGTCATCTTCATTTGAGAAGGAAATCACGACTAAATTCAAGAGCATCCTGCGGGAAAGCGACCACAAATGGCGCACCGACATGCTGCTCTACCGCGAGTTGACTTCCGAAGCTCTGCGGGTCGCCGGACTTGTCAGCAAGGATTATGTGGTTCTGGCCAAAGCCCGCCAGGCGGTTATTCGCCGAACAAAGGCTGCGGAAAGCCTGAAACAGGTGCCTGCAAATCTGCGCAAGGATCCCGGTTATATTTTTGCCAAGGTCCAGCATCTGCGGCGTACCAACAATCCGCGGGATTCAGCCGCGCTTCTGCAAACAGCGCCATCGGATCCGGAGTTGCTGGTCGATCCGGATGAATGGTGGGTCGAACGGCGGCTGGCGTCGCGGGAAATGATGGAACTGGGTCGTTTCCAGCAGGCCTACGATATTGCTGCCGTTCATCGTGGCGGTTCGCCTGCCACAGTGGCAGAAGCTCAGTTTCATGCCGGATGGTATGCCTTGCGGTTTTTGAAGAAGCCCAAACTCGCCAAACCGCATTTTGAGAATATTGCCAAAATTGCCACCAAACCGCGCAGCATCGCAAAGGCCTATTACTGGATGGGCCGTGCCGATGAGGCCATGGGTGATACGGCGCAGGCCAGGCAGAATTTCCAACGGGCAGCGCGTTATCCCACGGTATTCTATGGCCAGTTGGCCAATGAAAAGATTGGCAGCGCGAGCCTGTCCCTGGCGGACAATCCAAAAATCACCCAGGAAGTCCTGCAACGCTATCAGTCCCGCATCCCGATCAAGGCGATCAGCCGGTTGATGAATATCGGGCGGGAAGACCTGGCCGGAACCTTTGCCCGGTCTCTGGCGCAGACCCTGACAGATCCGGCAGAAATCGTATTGCTGGCGCAATTTGCCGAGAGGACCAAGCAGCACAGGCTTGCCCTGCAGATCGGCCGGCTGGCCGAGGATGAAGGCCATGAACTGCATATGTTAGCGTTCCCGGTGGCGGCAATACCTACAAAAACACAGGTGCCACGCACGGTCGGCAAGGCGCTGGTCTATTCCATCGCCCGCCAGGAAAGCGGCTTCAATCCAACGGCTGTCAGCGGTGCGGGCGCGCGCGGATTGCTGCAGCTGATGCCGGCAACCGCGAAAGAAGTCTCGCGCAACCTGAAACTGAAATATTCCCAGGCGCGGCTGACCAGCGATCCGGCCTATAACGCAACTTTGGGCGCGGCCTATCTGGAACAATTGCTGGCGGAATATAATGGCTCTCTGATCATGACATTTGCCGGCTACAACGCTGGCGGTACACGCGTGCGCAGATGGATGAAAGCCTATGGCGATCCACGCAAAATGCAGGTTGACGACATTGTCGACTGGATAGAGACGATCCCCTTTACCGAAACGCGGGCCTATGTGCAGAAAATCATGGAAAACACACAGGTCTATCAGGCCAGACTGCGCGAAGGCAGACTGAGCCTCGCCAAAGATCTGCGCCGGGGCGGATAA
- the dapA gene encoding 4-hydroxy-tetrahydrodipicolinate synthase, with the protein MTMFKGSMTALVTPFSPGGALDEKGLERLVNWQIDQGTHGLVPVGTTGESPTLTHAEHKRVVTQTVALADRRVPVIAGAGSNNTVEAIDFAQHAQSAGADAVLVVTPYYNKPSQEGLYQHFKAINDAINIPIIIYNIPPRSVVDMSVETMKRLFDGCANIVGVKDATANVTRVSDQRLAMGDKFLQLSGEDGSAIGYMAHGGHGCISVASNVAPALCAQFQDACLAGDYARALELQDKLYPLHKALFIEPNPAPSKYALSLLDICGEDLRLPMVPASENTRAEIRSAMQHAGLL; encoded by the coding sequence ATGACCATGTTTAAAGGCTCAATGACAGCGCTCGTGACTCCATTTTCTCCAGGTGGAGCATTGGATGAAAAGGGCCTGGAGCGCCTCGTCAATTGGCAGATCGATCAGGGCACACATGGTCTGGTGCCGGTGGGAACAACCGGGGAGTCGCCGACCCTTACTCATGCCGAGCACAAGCGGGTAGTAACTCAGACTGTTGCGTTGGCCGACCGCCGCGTTCCAGTGATTGCCGGTGCCGGGTCCAACAATACTGTCGAAGCCATCGATTTTGCCCAACATGCGCAAAGTGCAGGTGCCGATGCGGTTCTTGTGGTGACGCCGTATTACAACAAGCCCAGCCAGGAAGGACTTTACCAGCACTTCAAGGCGATCAATGATGCGATCAACATTCCGATCATCATTTATAATATTCCGCCGCGCAGCGTGGTGGATATGTCGGTAGAGACCATGAAGCGCCTGTTCGACGGATGCGCCAATATTGTCGGGGTCAAGGACGCCACCGCAAATGTCACACGCGTCAGCGATCAGCGTCTTGCGATGGGTGACAAATTCCTTCAATTGTCCGGAGAAGACGGCTCCGCCATCGGCTATATGGCCCATGGCGGACATGGCTGCATTTCAGTTGCCTCGAATGTTGCCCCCGCTTTATGTGCACAATTTCAGGACGCCTGTCTGGCAGGGGATTATGCCCGCGCGCTGGAGCTTCAGGATAAATTATACCCGCTGCATAAAGCCCTCTTTATCGAACCCAATCCTGCGCCTAGCAAATACGCCTTGTCGCTCCTAGATATATGCGGCGAGGACTTGCGTCTGCCCATGGTGCCCGCATCCGAAAACACCCGAGCTGAAATCCGCTCTGCAATGCAACACGCCGGATTGCTGTAG
- the smpB gene encoding SsrA-binding protein SmpB, whose product MSAKQAEKPKRNIIADNRRARFDYAIGDVVEAGIMLLGTEVKALRNGRANLQESYAGPNGNELFLFNFHIPEYTEGNRNNHEPRRPRKLLMSRREINRMLNGIQREGMTIVPLKTYFNERGLVKVELALAKGKKSHDKRETEKQRDWNREKSRLLKNYG is encoded by the coding sequence GTGAGTGCCAAACAGGCTGAAAAGCCAAAGCGCAATATCATTGCCGACAACCGCCGGGCGCGGTTTGATTATGCAATCGGTGATGTGGTCGAAGCCGGCATCATGCTTCTGGGAACAGAAGTCAAAGCGCTGCGCAATGGCCGCGCCAATCTTCAGGAATCCTATGCCGGGCCGAATGGCAACGAGCTGTTTCTGTTCAACTTCCATATTCCCGAATATACCGAAGGCAACCGCAACAATCATGAACCGCGGCGGCCGCGAAAGCTGCTGATGAGCCGGCGCGAAATCAACCGGATGCTGAACGGAATTCAGCGCGAGGGCATGACCATTGTGCCGCTCAAAACCTATTTCAACGAACGTGGTCTGGTCAAAGTCGAGCTGGCATTGGCAAAAGGCAAGAAAAGCCACGACAAGCGCGAAACCGAGAAACAACGTGACTGGAATCGGGAAAAAAGCCGGTTACTGAAGAATTACGGTTGA
- a CDS encoding uracil-DNA glycosylase: protein MIADPNTATDPERDCPRCPRLVEFREKWRAAHPQWHNAPVATFSAAEPRLLILGLAPGIRGANATGRPFTGDYAGDLLYATLKKFGFASGDYQARVDDGLTLIDTAITNAVRCVPPDNKPVGAEINACRPFLQNTLHADRSIQIVMALGRIAHETFLRMMGLRLAAYPFSHGAIHNLPQWQSRSFTLVDSYHCSRYNTNTRRLTPEMFEAVFQDIRDLVDRGS from the coding sequence ATGATTGCCGATCCGAACACTGCGACAGACCCTGAGCGTGACTGCCCGCGATGCCCCCGGCTGGTGGAATTTCGCGAGAAATGGCGCGCCGCGCATCCGCAATGGCACAATGCGCCGGTTGCGACCTTCAGCGCAGCCGAGCCGCGGCTGCTGATCCTGGGTCTGGCGCCGGGAATCAGAGGCGCGAATGCCACCGGACGGCCCTTCACGGGAGATTATGCGGGAGATCTTCTCTACGCGACTTTGAAAAAATTCGGATTTGCCAGCGGTGACTATCAGGCGCGGGTTGATGATGGTCTGACACTGATCGATACCGCCATCACAAATGCGGTGCGTTGCGTGCCGCCGGACAACAAGCCGGTGGGTGCGGAAATCAATGCCTGCAGGCCGTTTCTGCAGAACACGCTGCATGCAGATAGATCCATTCAGATCGTAATGGCGCTTGGCCGTATTGCCCATGAAACCTTTTTGCGGATGATGGGCCTACGGCTGGCGGCCTATCCGTTCAGTCATGGTGCGATTCACAACTTGCCGCAGTGGCAGTCCCGTTCGTTCACGCTCGTCGACAGCTATCACTGCTCGCGTTACAACACGAATACACGGCGGCTGACGCCAGAGATGTTTGAAGCTGTGTTTCAGGATATTCGCGATCTCGTCGACAGGGGCAGTTGA
- the rpoZ gene encoding DNA-directed RNA polymerase subunit omega, translating into MARVTVEDCVDKVENRFNLVLLAAHRARMISTGSELTIDRDNDKNPVVSLREIADETISPDDLKEELIHSLQKYVEVDEPESAPVPMLEHTSAAAPANGDQPEVTFDQMSEDDLLAGLEGLVPPERSDD; encoded by the coding sequence ATGGCACGCGTAACCGTTGAGGATTGCGTCGATAAGGTCGAAAACCGTTTCAATCTCGTGCTTCTGGCTGCTCACCGTGCCCGGATGATTTCCACCGGTTCGGAGTTGACCATTGATCGCGACAACGACAAGAATCCGGTCGTTTCGCTTCGCGAAATTGCAGATGAGACGATCTCACCGGATGATTTGAAGGAAGAGTTGATCCACTCTCTGCAGAAATATGTTGAAGTGGATGAGCCCGAATCTGCTCCGGTACCGATGCTGGAACACACCTCGGCAGCCGCGCCTGCAAACGGTGACCAGCCGGAAGTGACGTTTGACCAGATGTCGGAAGATGATCTTCTGGCCGGTCTGGAAGGCCTGGTTCCGCCGGAGCGTTCAGACGATTAA